The Mesoterricola silvestris sequence AACGGCATGCCCTTCCTCGCCACGGGCTCCGGCTCCCCCTGGGGTCCGCTGACGGTGTAGACGCTCCAGAGCGGCACCTTGCGGGTCTCGGAATAGCCCAGGGTGTAGGCCGTGTAGGCCACCACCGTCACGGGCTCGGGGCTCCGGGGCTGCACGCCCCCGAAGAAGACGTCGGCGGCGAAGGCGCCCAGGGCCGCCAGCATCAGGATCGCGATGCGCAGAGCTTTCACGGAGTCTCCATCCGCCGGGCTCCGGCGGTCGCAGGAACTGTAGAATTGGTTCCATGAAGGTTATCACGCAGAGGCACCCTTGACCCGGCCCCGCGAACTCGGCCCCGGCCTGATCTTCGCCATGGCCTGCGCCTGCGGCATCGCCGTGGCGAACATCTACTACAACCAGCCCATGATCGGCATCCTCCGGCGGGTCTTCCCGGGCGGCATGGCGGTGGGGCTCATCCCCACCGTCACGCAGCTGGGCTACGCCGCGGGCCTCTTCTTCCTGGTGCCCCTGGGCGATCTCCTGGAGCGGCGCCGCCTGATCACGGCGCAGTTCATGGGCCTGGTGGCGGCGACCCTCATGGCCGCGGCGGCGCCCAGCGGCTGGGCCCTGGTGGCCGCCTCGCTCCTCATCGGCGTGGGATCCACCGTCGCCCAGCAGATCCTGCCCGTGGCCGCGTCCCTGGCTTCCGACCACCGCCGGGGCGCCGTGGTGGGCGGCGTCATGAGCGGCCTGCTCACCGGCATCCTCCTGAGCCGGACCCTGTCGGGTTTCGTGGCGGCCCACTGGGGCTGGCGATCCGTGTTCCGGCTGGCGGTCCCCATGGCTCTGGCCGGAGCCGCGGTGATGCGGCTGCTGCCCGCGAGCCTTCCGTCGACGTCCATGGGGTACGGGCGGCTCCTGGGATCCCTCCTCCACCTCTGGCGCGGGGAGCCCCGACTGCGCCGGGCGACGCTCACCCAGGCCCTGCTCTTCGCGGCCTTCAGCGCCTTCTGGACGACCCTGGCCCTGCACCTGGAGCAGCCCCCCTTCCTGCGGGGCGCGGACCTGGCCGGACTGTTCGGAGTGATCGGCGCCATCGGGATCCTCGCGGCCCCCCTCGCGGGGCGCGTGGCGGACCGCAGGGGCCCGGGGCCCGTGGTGACGACGGGCGCGGGCGTGGTGCTGGCGGGGTGGCTGCTGCTCGTGGCCTGGGACTCCCTCGTGGGCATGGCGGTGGGCGTGGTGCTCCTGGACTTCGGGGTTCAGAGCGCCCTCATCGCCCACCAGCAGCTGGTCTTCGGGCTGCGGGCCGAGGCCCGGAACCGCCTGAATACCCTCTTCATGACCGGCATGTTCCTCGGGGGGAGCGCGGGTTCCAGCGGCGCCATGGTGGCCTGGAGGACCCTGGGATGGCACGGCGTGGGCGCCTTCGGCATCCTCCTGGCCCTGGCCGCGGCCGCACTGCAGTTCAGTCCGCGTGCCGCGCGGTCCTGATATAATCCAGGCCATTCCCGGAGAGATCATGAGCGAAGCCTGGAGCTATATCCAGAACGG is a genomic window containing:
- a CDS encoding MFS transporter, with translation MACACGIAVANIYYNQPMIGILRRVFPGGMAVGLIPTVTQLGYAAGLFFLVPLGDLLERRRLITAQFMGLVAATLMAAAAPSGWALVAASLLIGVGSTVAQQILPVAASLASDHRRGAVVGGVMSGLLTGILLSRTLSGFVAAHWGWRSVFRLAVPMALAGAAVMRLLPASLPSTSMGYGRLLGSLLHLWRGEPRLRRATLTQALLFAAFSAFWTTLALHLEQPPFLRGADLAGLFGVIGAIGILAAPLAGRVADRRGPGPVVTTGAGVVLAGWLLLVAWDSLVGMAVGVVLLDFGVQSALIAHQQLVFGLRAEARNRLNTLFMTGMFLGGSAGSSGAMVAWRTLGWHGVGAFGILLALAAAALQFSPRAARS